A section of the Styela clava chromosome 9, kaStyClav1.hap1.2, whole genome shotgun sequence genome encodes:
- the LOC120339949 gene encoding uncharacterized protein LOC120339949: MLISPNHPGAVVIPSHNMAKTKLGFDIASLVASDDKDRLDHLKNKKSIFVSAFGKSGRNSLHERHHPYMNGNVEQFHRNREEKFNKDAAKHFSQSLMHTSFDNAQETQEERKNRKSKDWNRDRADSWSNSSSSPLGRRQSTDKDMYVRENGTFTTRDSPPKINRTSHLPFSVSPPQAHSNKHRASLSPRSDISSNSNGPDVEDKKSRSMLPVLPISHQTTSPSGSDLRHTSPNSNQFFSGPLPSPVGCLSISPQGHMHPMAHAPTDGPGNMMDRILFRAAAAAAAGIGGGSQEQSLPPVSIPHTYMPSLPPNPAAMMPMDSMMGASMRNPFLPGAPPPFNPWLMRQGRSLHPAPFADPLLRARFGFLMSNPFHRKPKRIRTAFTPAQLLRLEHEFDKNHYVVGAERKQLASSLKLSETQVKVWFQNRRTKYKRQKIEEKAAGRKHKSEPTDEIEEPDEIELNEEDEAEIDREEEEYERMRQQQQQDRIIGNRNNSSDNLINSHQIHIKKEKSDEEVF, translated from the exons CCTTCACACAATATGGCAAAGACAAAGCTGGGATTCGACATTGCTTCTCTGGTTGCCAGCGATGATAAAGACAGATTAGatcatttgaaaaacaaaaaatctatATTTGTTTCTGCCTTTGGTAAGTCAGGAAGAAATTCACTACATGAGAGACATCATCCATACATGAATGGAAACGTTGAACAATTTCATCGCAACCGCGAAGAAAAGTTTAACAAAGATGCGGCAAAACACTTTAGTCAGTCATTAATGCATACGAGCTTTGATAATGCACAAGAAACccaagaagaaagaaaaaatagaaagaGTAAAGACTGGAATAGAGATAGAGCAGATTCCTGGTCAAACTCCTCAAGTTCTCCGCTTGGTCGAAGACAATCTACAGATAAAGATATGTATGTAAGAGAAAATGGAACATTTACAACTAGAGATTCTCCGCCAAAGATCAATCGTACTTCGCACCTTCCATTTTCAGTATCACCACCTCAAGCCCATTCAAATAAACATCGCGCATCTCTGTCGCCTCGGAGCGATATTTCCTCCAATTCGAACGGACCTGACGTAGAAGACAAAAAATCGCGTTCTATGTTACCAGTGCTACCTATTTCGCATCAAACTACATCGCCAAGCGGAAGTGATCTACGACATACCTCTCCGAACTCTAACCAATTCTTTTCTGGCCCACTACCTTCTCCGGTAGGATGTCTATCGATATCCCCTCAAGGACATATGCACCCGATGGCCCATGCGCCCACTGATGGACCAGGTAACATGATGGACCGAATTTTATTTCGAGCGGCTGCTGCTGCCGCGGCGGGAATTGGCGGTGGTTCACAAGAGCAAAGTTTGCCTCCGGTATCCATACCACACACGTATATGCCGTCATTACCACCAAATCCAGCGGCAATGATGCCCATGGACTCAATGATGGGCGCATCAATGAGAAACCCGTTTCTTCCAGGTGCTCCACCACCATTCAATCCATGGCTTATGAGGCAGGGAAGAAGTCTTCATCCAGCACCGTTTGCcg aTCCTTTACTGCGAGCCCGTTTCGGGTTTTTGATGTCAAATCCTTTTCATCGTAAACCGAAAAGAATAAGGACTGCATTTACACCGGCTCAGCTTCTACGCTTAGAACATGAATTTGACAAAAATCATTATGTAGTTGGTGCTGAAAGAAAACAACTTGCAAGTTCCTTAAAGTTATCTGAAACACAG GTCAAAGTATGGTTTCAAAATCGTCGTACAAAATACAAAAGACAGAAAATCGAAGAAAAAGCTGCCGGAAGGAAACATAAATCGGAACCAACTGACGAAATTGAAGAACCCGATGAAATTGAACTGAACGAAGAAGATGAAGCAGAAATTGACAGGGAAGAAGAAGAATACGAAAGAATGCGTCAGCAACAACAGCAGGACCGGATTATTGGAAATAGAAATAATTCATCAGATAATTTAATAAACTCACATCAAATTCATATCAAGAAAGAGAAATCGGATGAAGAAGTGTTTTGA